CTATCCTATGTTACCTTTACTGTTGTAGTTATTTATATTGTTTTGCTCTACAATGTTAAACCTTgtttttcatttaatctcagtaaggACCCaaccttcctcgttactacccgactgaggttagacttggcacttactgagtaccgctatggtgtactcataccctttttgcgcatatttttcatgtacagatccaaGTATTTCCACTCAGTTtcatcatccttgaggcgagacgACTCtcctagagacttcgaggtatatctgtcgcgtccgcagaccgatgagtccctttctattctttctttgagtattagcccttctgtacttatTTTGTTAgtcattctggagttagaacttGTAGATATTCgaaggcttgtggtttcatgagatttcgggttttgaaAAATATTGTTAGTTGagagagttgtattgtatatgtcgCGCGACATCTTAAATACTGTTTCCTTtcgttattttaattttttttatttatttcctccGCAAATTATCTTATTTCCCGCATTTTttaggattacctagtcgtaaagactaggtgccgtcacgacagttcacggaggtcgaactggggtcgtgacatctaCTTTCTCAATAGTAAGGACGTATTTGTATCGATAGTGAATATGGAATAAACGTGGACAATTTGCTAAAGTAGAAGATAAATATGCCTtttttcccaaaagaaaatgtgATTTTGCTTCCCAAAATCACATGACCCCACTCAAAAGCTCTATCGGCACTTAATGAACTATAACTCATATAACGCCTAGTTATCTTATTCACTATATAGGCAAAATATTCTTAAGGATAATGTATGCACACCTCGAGCAAAATTCTATTGTACATATTATTTTTCTAACAAATTCATCCATTCATATATAAAATTCCTTCAACACGGCCGGAATCGAAAATTTCACAATATCTTATACCTATACTAATCATTGAAAATACATTCATAGAAGCAGACTGGCATACATCACAACATTATTTATTTCACATGCTGGCTAGCTAGAACAAGCCAATATTGCCAAATTGTCATCActcaacacaaacacaaacattatatatatatatatatatatatatatatatatatatagaacaaGCCAATATTGCCAAATTGTCATCActcaacacaaacacaaacattaTTTATTTCACATGCTGGCTAGCTAGAACAAGCCAATATTGCCAAATTGTCTACACCCATGaaaggtatatatatataccttCAACATAGAACTTCTATTTCTTGAGAAGGTGACCTTCTACATCTTTGGTGATATCAATGACCACACCCATGAAAGCAAGGGGCTCAGGGGTATCTTCAGTTTTCTTCTCGTACACAAATGTCCATGTAGTCCACTGGTCTTCAATAGATATGCTAATAATGAAGGAATTATACAATTCTAATAAATCTCCTTCAATTACTTTCCAAGTGCCTGATTTCTTCTGAGGATCGGTGGCTTCAATTATATGCTTCATAAACTTCTCTCTTCCATCTATAAtcattaaaatacaaaaataatgttCAACTGACCAGTTTCTCATAAAAGATATAAATATTTACAAAataatatcttcatatttcttttctgcctttgttttttattttcatttctacAAAAATTATCCGAATGGAATTATTTTATGAATCTCAAAAGAATTATTAAGCAATGATAATAATATAAAGTGatttataaataataataacaatttatAAAACTTTTGATTGATAAAGATTAATAATAATGTCAGGTGGGGATGTGTGTTACCTTCCTTATATATCTCGCTAGCAACCAAACCAACCTTTCCGATTTCACCTTCATGAATCTCAAAATGTTTGATTTTACTAGGGGTTATATTGGGTATAAGATGAGTATTAATGTGAAAAATATCATAAACAGAATGTCCTTCACACTTCACCTCCATTGAAACGATCAACTTTCCTTTCACACCCATATTTTCTTCTCCTAGGAATAGCAATAAGTTGTGAAAATTAAATAAGTGGCGAGAAAATGTTCAGAACTTGAAGGCTTTATATATTTTAGTTAGCTTTGAAAAGCTAGTTAGTAATACAAACTTTTATCCATCACATATCTATATCATGTGTTTTAAAAAATGCAATATCTTTATCAGACAAGTGGTAATTAAAGTTTTAGTTACTTGTGTTGCATGTATTTTCTATAACAAGAGACAACAAAAATTCAGTGCAATCTCACAAAGTAAGGTCGGGATAAGATAAAACGTACGCAGACCTTAACCTTACTTTGTAAATATAGAGAGACTATTTCCGATAAACCCTTGGCTcaaggaaaaataaaaagaagcagACACAGCAAATGGTAACAACAAGAAGATAAGGTGGTAAGAGAGTTGCATGTGTTTTCTATCAATAAAAAATGTATAGAAGAAAAATAAACTATTGTAAAATAGCAATTAATCTTAAAATTAATGCAATATTtgtttaaatgatgaaaatgaatgtTATTACGTTGATACAGTAGCTGAATTCAATATTTTCCAAATATGCCCTATTGTAAGGAGATGATTTAACATTTAAAAAGTCTGAGACTTTGTCACATTTTTTGGTACAACGCAAACCAAATAGAGCTATATGCTCCCTTCGCATTTCACGTAGACTGTCAAACCCTTTTGAGATTGATTGATATAGATTGATAAGGGAGGTATATTTGTCACCAAGGGaattcataaaaataaaaaaaagttaaccacctttaatatatatacataaaaacaaTTTTAATCTTATATACATAGTATAATTTCTCAGTCACGTCACAATAAGATAGTGCAATTAACGCCTCAACTTTATGGCATTATATGGAAATCCTATCTCATGAAAACTGTAAAGAGAGTTTAAACCTAATAAATGGTCAGACCCATACATAAAACAGAGGTATGCAGCGCCTCGATTTAAACTTTATGAATTCTGACTTTTAGGATAATCACATTAGGTGTTAGTAATTGAGTTCTGAATTTAATTTTTGTGTGTATGTAGTTGATTTATTAGCACAAATTAGGATTTAGATTAAAGCTACTGAATTTGACTGATAACCCTATAGTTTGGCCCCTGCATATGAGTCGCTTATAATAAGAAAACTAGAAAGAAAGTCGAGGCTCCAATTTTCTTGATTGTTTATACCAGAgcatatattaaaaaaaaattaacctaAATAACCACCAACACAAATGCTTAAATAAAAAATAGCTAATAGATGTATAATGTATATATAATTCATTAATAATAacatatataatttatgtatactgactaagaaaaataaattgttgATTCGATCGACTATTTGTGTAAAATCCCTTAAAAAACAAAAAGCATGTAGATAGTTGTTAGATGCCTATTTTAATAAATACTTTTTATATAGTCAAAGTACATTACATAAAAATGGGACGGAAGAAGTAATAAGTTTTAAAGTCTAACAACTTAAACAAAGAGCCAAAGAGGATGCTCTACTGATAGAGAGACGAAGAAAGCAAGGATTTTAATTATTTGACTTTCTTGGTGTCACGATCCGAAATTCTCACTTTCGGAATTGTGATGACTCCTAACATTTTACTTGCTAGGAAAGCCAACATTAAATAATCGTTAAGCCAATTTTTAATCAATACGAATAAATACAGAGTCATTTAGGCCAAATAGAAACCAAAACTGAGTGCGGAATAAAATAAAACCCGTAATATCTAATACAAATCtggatctggagtcacaactcacgagctTCTAGAATTTTACTACAAATagagtctgaaagaaatacaactgtttaaaagaaaagaaacagtgAAATAGGAAAaatagaaggggacttcaaggtctgcggatgccagcagatctacctcgagtctctgAATGAGTAAATCCAAGTTGTTTCACTCACGGACAGCTAGGGCCGACACCGAAATTTGCACAAGAAGtacagagtatagtatgagtacaaccgaccccatatactccgtaagtgtcgagtctaacctcgatgaagtagtgacgaggttatgACAAGACACCCACGTAATAAACATGTTTAGATAACACTATATGTACAAGATGACGACAAATAGAAGCTAAACATGTACTattgggagggggacatgctaaAGGGATACAAGATACGAAAAATACAATGGAAATGATAACCAGAACAGTCAATATGACTTTAACCAGTAAAAACTATGAAGTgaattgcacgacatcacccttcgtgcgtttactctcaacctcacaatgaatCAATGatactgcacggcatcacccttcgtgcttttattctcaCTCACAATATAAATCAATAGAAAcaacacggcatcacccttagtgcattaactctcataacatgacacagcatcacccttcgtgcattaacactcacaatatggcacgacatcaccctttgtgcattaacactcacaaacgGTACGACATtaccttcgtgcattatcactctcccttaccatataATAATGAACAAGTAATAACAGGGAGATAGAATAACATgaacaagtcttacttcaacaGTGGTTCCACAATACTAAATCTCAACTTTGAAATCAATACTCAATTATTACCAAAAACCCATAAACACGATAATAACGATCAATTTAACAAATAACTAGTCTAAGAATGGATATCATGATCAAAGTAAGCAAAAATTACAAGAAACAAGTCTCACCCGCATGCGTTAACCCGACAACaatgcataagtactcgtcacctcacatatacgttgtacccaatatctaaacaagtagcaaatagacaaacaagTCTCATtctctcaagtcaaggttaaccatgacacttacctcgctccaaacaCCAAACTCAACCACAGCTTGCCTTTCAAACACATCTCTGAATcgatagaatctagcaaattaccaacaaACGATTCAAATTATTCCTTAGGAAATACCCACGATTaaaaagaattcagtttaggtcattattgaaaaagtcaacaaaagtcaactcccggtcttggttggtccaaacccgaaattcggaccaaaacaaGATTACTCATTCAACTTcaagcccggttatgtaatttattttggaatccgacctcaatttgtgGTCCAAATTCCCATTTTACAAAAATTCATAATTctatccaaacccccaatttccaccatgaaaacacaaGATTTTTGGTTGAAATCTTAGGAAATGTAGTGacagattgaaagaaactagtttagaatcacttaccaatgactTGGGGAAGTAgagttctttgaaaaatcgcctctagggtttttaggtttgaaaatttgagagaacaaaaatcccgtctaactcccattttgatcagttgcaaatgtcgcatttgcgacctgcgAACCCCGCAAATGCTAAGAAACCTTTGCAAACACGAAGTCTTTCCCATCTCTGCTTTCTTCGTAAATGCAAAGAatcgttcgcaaatgcgaactttgaCCTTCCGCAATTGCGACCatttgatcgcaattgcgatcactgCTTGCCCCAGTcccacttcgcaaatgcaaagctttgttcgcaaatgcaaacttgaGTGCACAAAATTGAAGCGCACTAGAAATgttctaagtccaaatttcactctgtaacctatccgaaactcacccaagccctcggggctatAAACCAAATATGTACACAAGTCTAAAAAAgttatacgaacttgctcgcgcgatcaaattgccaaaataaaaCACCTCGAATtatgaat
This genomic stretch from Nicotiana sylvestris chromosome 9, ASM39365v2, whole genome shotgun sequence harbors:
- the LOC104213873 gene encoding kirola-like, whose product is MGVKGKLIVSMEVKCEGHSVYDIFHINTHLIPNITPSKIKHFEIHEGEIGKVGLVASEIYKEDGREKFMKHIIEATDPQKKSGTWKVIEGDLLELYNSFIISISIEDQWTTWTFVYEKKTEDTPEPLAFMGVVIDITKDVEGHLLKK